A section of the Streptomyces sp. NBC_01591 genome encodes:
- a CDS encoding 4-(cytidine 5'-diphospho)-2-C-methyl-D-erythritol kinase, producing MSITVRVPAKVNAQLAVGAPRPDGFHDLANVFLAVGLYDEVTVTPADGLRITCSGPDAAQVPLDATNLAARAAIALAERHGIAPDVHIHIAKDIPVAGGMAGGSADGAAALLACDALWSTGATRDELLAICAELGSDVPFSLVGGAALGTGRGERLTPVDVGGTFHWVFAVADGGLSTPAVYGEFDRLTAGTDVPVPEASPALLDALRTGDPAALAEALSNDLQPAALSLRPSLADTLAAGTAAGALAALVSGSGPTTAFLVADAESARKVAEALLTSGTCRNARTAVSPAPGASVV from the coding sequence GTGAGCATCACCGTCCGCGTACCCGCCAAGGTCAACGCCCAGCTCGCGGTCGGCGCCCCGCGCCCCGACGGCTTCCACGACCTGGCCAATGTCTTCCTCGCCGTCGGCCTGTACGACGAGGTCACCGTCACCCCCGCCGACGGGCTGCGCATCACCTGCTCGGGACCGGACGCCGCCCAGGTCCCGCTGGACGCGACGAACCTCGCCGCCCGCGCCGCGATCGCGCTGGCCGAGCGGCACGGCATCGCACCCGATGTGCACATCCACATCGCCAAGGACATCCCCGTCGCGGGCGGCATGGCGGGCGGCAGCGCCGACGGCGCGGCCGCGCTGCTGGCCTGCGACGCCCTCTGGTCCACCGGTGCCACGCGGGACGAGCTGCTCGCCATCTGCGCGGAGCTGGGCAGCGATGTCCCGTTCAGCCTGGTCGGCGGTGCCGCCCTCGGTACCGGACGCGGCGAGCGGCTGACCCCGGTCGACGTCGGCGGCACCTTCCACTGGGTCTTCGCGGTCGCCGACGGCGGGCTCTCCACCCCGGCCGTCTACGGCGAGTTCGACCGGCTGACGGCGGGCACCGACGTCCCCGTACCGGAGGCCTCCCCGGCGCTCCTCGACGCCCTGCGCACCGGCGACCCGGCCGCGCTCGCCGAGGCGCTCTCCAACGACCTCCAGCCCGCCGCTCTCTCCCTGCGCCCCTCGCTCGCCGACACCCTCGCCGCGGGCACCGCGGCCGGTGCCCTGGCGGCCCTGGTCTCGGGCTCCGGGCCGACCACCGCGTTCCTGGTGGCGGACGCGGAGTCGGCGCGGAAGGTGGCCGAGGCGCTGCTCACCTCGGGCACGTGCAGGAACGCGCGGACCGCGGTCTCCCCGGCGCCGGGCGCGTCCGTCGTCTGA
- a CDS encoding outer membrane protein assembly factor BamB family protein produces MTQPPGQQPPQGGFGAPYDPQPGSYGPPPQPPTQAAGPYGTQPPGPYGQPPQPYGPPAQPYGQQTPGGYGYPQPQPQPPGGPGRGGRFKGKPAVVVAAVLAVCLIVGGVWFATSGGDGEKKPVAENSTDAKQSSSSPLADEGKGKAAVDPDTAEKLNAGRKSGEAKVLWIQKNGVDLPRNGSDAYGPWIVGDIVVKAMYRTVSGYSTVDGTRKWSLRLPSDVCAAPTRPTADGRIVIGIERGTASDAPCESLQMIDLASGKAGWRKSYERPGLWDGLSDVAMAINGDVLTVGRTSRTDAFRVSDGKALWGRLPGNCQPFGFASGPLGIAAASCQTEADDHKEQLVERIDPVSGKVLWKYKVKKGWQVDQFYSVSPLVVSLRKGEKNWAIAVLNSDGTYRSQLAGGTDDYETRCGGDLLTRGKNVDNCLGVAADADTFYMATKPEYVGSDMTNAVVAFDLGTGKSKWKVAAPAGQTVMPMRVEGGKVLIHMGATKGKGGGIMSLAPTGGALQPLLRHPASAAEVERGFSTPRVAYVNGRSLLMHAFVSADTDEAEIAMKTMISFGG; encoded by the coding sequence ATGACCCAGCCGCCCGGCCAGCAACCGCCGCAGGGAGGCTTCGGGGCTCCGTACGACCCGCAACCCGGTTCGTACGGGCCGCCTCCGCAGCCGCCCACCCAAGCCGCCGGTCCGTACGGCACGCAGCCGCCGGGCCCCTACGGGCAGCCCCCGCAGCCGTACGGGCCTCCTGCGCAGCCGTACGGGCAACAGACACCCGGAGGTTACGGCTATCCGCAGCCTCAGCCGCAGCCTCCTGGCGGGCCCGGTCGTGGTGGGCGCTTCAAGGGGAAGCCCGCGGTCGTGGTCGCCGCCGTGCTTGCCGTCTGCCTGATCGTGGGCGGCGTCTGGTTCGCCACGAGCGGGGGCGACGGCGAGAAGAAGCCCGTCGCCGAGAACAGCACCGACGCCAAGCAGTCGAGCTCCTCGCCCCTTGCCGATGAGGGCAAGGGGAAGGCGGCCGTGGACCCCGACACCGCCGAGAAGCTCAACGCCGGGCGCAAGTCCGGCGAGGCGAAGGTCCTCTGGATTCAGAAGAACGGTGTCGACCTGCCGCGCAACGGCTCCGACGCATACGGTCCCTGGATCGTCGGCGACATCGTGGTCAAGGCCATGTACCGGACGGTGTCCGGCTATTCGACCGTGGACGGTACGCGGAAGTGGAGCCTGCGTCTGCCGTCCGACGTCTGCGCCGCCCCCACGCGGCCGACCGCCGACGGCAGGATCGTGATCGGGATCGAGCGCGGCACCGCGAGCGACGCGCCCTGCGAAAGCCTTCAGATGATCGACCTCGCCTCGGGGAAGGCGGGCTGGCGCAAGTCGTACGAGCGGCCCGGTCTCTGGGACGGGCTCTCCGACGTGGCGATGGCGATCAACGGAGACGTTCTGACCGTGGGACGGACCAGCCGGACGGACGCCTTCCGGGTCAGCGACGGCAAGGCGCTGTGGGGCAGACTGCCGGGCAACTGCCAGCCGTTCGGCTTCGCGAGCGGCCCGCTGGGGATCGCCGCCGCCAGTTGCCAGACCGAGGCCGACGACCACAAGGAACAACTGGTGGAGCGGATCGACCCGGTCAGCGGGAAGGTCCTGTGGAAGTACAAGGTCAAGAAGGGCTGGCAGGTCGACCAGTTCTACTCGGTCAGCCCACTGGTCGTCTCCCTGAGGAAGGGGGAGAAGAACTGGGCCATCGCGGTGCTCAACTCCGACGGCACGTACCGGTCCCAGCTGGCCGGTGGCACCGACGACTACGAAACGCGGTGCGGCGGCGACCTGCTCACCCGGGGCAAGAACGTCGACAACTGCCTGGGGGTCGCGGCCGACGCGGACACCTTCTACATGGCGACGAAGCCCGAGTACGTCGGCTCCGACATGACCAACGCGGTCGTCGCCTTCGATCTGGGCACCGGCAAGTCCAAGTGGAAGGTTGCGGCACCCGCCGGGCAGACCGTGATGCCCATGCGGGTGGAGGGCGGCAAGGTGCTCATCCATATGGGCGCGACCAAGGGCAAGGGGGGCGGGATCATGTCGCTCGCACCGACGGGCGGCGCCCTGCAGCCGCTTCTGCGGCATCCGGCGTCGGCGGCCGAAGTGGAGCGCGGCTTCTCCACTCCCCGGGTCGCCTACGTGAACGGGCGTTCCCTGCTCATGCATGCCTTTGTCAGCGCAGACACCGACGAGGCAGAGATCGCGATGAAGACCATGATCTCTTTCGGCGGCTGA
- a CDS encoding TatD family hydrolase, protein MSRTEAPPLPEPLRVPVADSHTHLDMQDATVEEGLARAAAVNVTTVVQVGCDVAGSRWAAETAAAHANVHAAVALHPNEAPRIVHGDPDGTARQGAREGGGQAALHEALAEIDALAALDHVRGVGETGLDYFRTGPEGIAAQEESFRAHIEIAKRHGKALVIHDREAHADVLRVLADAGAPERTVFHCYSGDADMARICADAGYFMSFAGNVTFKNAQPLRDALAIAPLELVLVETDAPFLTPAPYRGRPNAPYLIPVTLRAMAEVKGTDEDTLAAAIADNTARAFDY, encoded by the coding sequence ATGAGCCGTACCGAAGCCCCGCCGCTGCCCGAACCCCTCCGGGTACCGGTCGCCGATTCGCACACCCACCTGGACATGCAGGACGCGACCGTAGAGGAGGGCCTGGCCAGGGCCGCGGCGGTCAATGTGACCACCGTGGTCCAGGTGGGGTGCGACGTGGCCGGTTCGCGCTGGGCCGCCGAGACCGCCGCCGCACATGCGAACGTGCACGCGGCGGTGGCCCTGCACCCCAACGAGGCACCGCGCATCGTGCACGGCGACCCCGACGGCACCGCGCGCCAGGGGGCGCGGGAGGGCGGCGGGCAGGCGGCGCTGCACGAGGCGCTCGCGGAGATCGACGCACTGGCCGCGCTCGACCACGTGCGGGGCGTCGGCGAGACCGGACTGGACTACTTCCGTACCGGCCCCGAGGGCATCGCAGCCCAGGAGGAGTCCTTCCGGGCCCACATCGAGATCGCCAAACGGCACGGCAAGGCGCTGGTCATCCACGACCGCGAGGCGCACGCGGACGTGCTGCGCGTCCTCGCCGACGCGGGCGCCCCCGAACGGACCGTGTTCCACTGCTACTCCGGCGACGCCGACATGGCCCGGATCTGCGCGGACGCCGGGTACTTCATGTCCTTCGCGGGCAACGTCACCTTCAAGAACGCCCAGCCGCTGCGGGACGCCCTGGCCATCGCGCCGCTGGAACTGGTCCTGGTCGAGACGGACGCACCGTTCCTGACACCCGCCCCGTACCGGGGGCGGCCCAACGCGCCGTATCTCATCCCCGTCACGCTGCGTGCGATGGCCGAGGTGAAGGGGACCGACGAGGACACCCTCGCGGCGGCGATCGCGGACAACACGGCACGGGCCTTCGACTACTGA
- a CDS encoding ABC-F family ATP-binding cassette domain-containing protein, which yields MAVNLVNVEQVSKVYGTRALLDGVSLGVSEGDRIGVVGRNGDGKTTLIRMLARLEEADSGRVTHNGGLRLGVLTQHDSLDPQATIRHEVIGDLADHEWAGSAKIRDVLTGLFGGLALPGFEHGLDTVIAPLSGGERRRIALAKLLIAEQDLIVLDEPTNHLDVEGISWLAAHLRARRSALVCVTHDRWFLDQVCTRMWDVQRGTVHEYEGGYSDYVFARAERERIAATEESKRQNLMRKELAWLRRGAPARTSKPRYRIEAANELIADVPPPRDTSELMKFANARLGKTVFDLEDVTVQAGPKTLLTHLTWQLGPGDRIGLVGVNGAGKTSLLRALADAARTQGEAQPAAGKVVVGKTVKLAYLSQEVHELNPNLRVLEAVQQVRDRVDLGKGREMTAGQLCEQFGFSKEKQWTPVGDLSGGERRRLQILRLLMDEPNVLFLDEPTNDLDIETLTQLEDLLDGWPGSMIVISHDRFFIERTTDRVMALLGDRTLRMLPRGIDEYLERRQRMEEAATPSAAPAAAKEKAAPAAAVSPQAARAAKKELQKVERQLDKMSTRETTLHAQIAEHATDFEKVAKLDAELRELVSERDELEMRWLELAEDA from the coding sequence ATGGCCGTCAATCTGGTCAATGTCGAGCAGGTCAGCAAGGTGTACGGCACCCGTGCCCTGCTCGACGGCGTGTCCCTCGGGGTGTCCGAGGGGGACCGGATCGGTGTCGTGGGCCGCAACGGCGACGGCAAGACGACGCTCATCCGGATGCTCGCCAGGCTGGAGGAGGCGGACAGCGGACGCGTCACCCACAACGGCGGGCTCCGGCTCGGCGTCCTCACCCAGCACGATTCGCTCGACCCGCAGGCGACCATCCGCCACGAGGTGATCGGCGACCTCGCCGACCACGAGTGGGCGGGCAGCGCCAAGATCCGCGACGTGCTCACCGGGCTCTTCGGCGGGCTGGCCCTGCCGGGCTTCGAGCACGGCCTGGACACCGTCATCGCCCCGCTCTCCGGCGGCGAGCGGCGCCGGATCGCACTGGCCAAGCTGCTCATCGCCGAGCAGGACCTGATCGTTCTCGACGAGCCGACCAACCACCTCGACGTCGAGGGCATCTCCTGGCTGGCCGCCCACCTGCGCGCCCGCCGTTCCGCGCTCGTCTGCGTCACCCACGACCGCTGGTTCCTCGACCAGGTCTGCACGCGCATGTGGGACGTCCAGCGCGGCACGGTCCACGAGTACGAGGGCGGCTACAGCGACTACGTCTTCGCACGGGCCGAGCGGGAGCGGATCGCCGCGACCGAGGAGTCCAAGCGGCAGAACCTGATGCGCAAGGAGCTGGCCTGGCTGCGCCGCGGCGCCCCCGCCCGCACCTCCAAGCCGCGCTACCGCATCGAGGCGGCCAACGAGCTGATCGCCGACGTGCCGCCGCCGCGCGACACCAGCGAGCTGATGAAGTTCGCCAACGCCCGGCTCGGCAAGACCGTCTTCGACCTGGAGGACGTGACCGTCCAGGCCGGCCCCAAGACGCTGCTCACCCACCTCACCTGGCAGCTCGGCCCCGGCGACCGGATCGGCCTGGTCGGGGTCAACGGCGCGGGCAAGACCTCGCTGCTGCGGGCGCTCGCCGATGCGGCCCGCACCCAGGGCGAGGCACAGCCCGCCGCCGGGAAGGTCGTCGTCGGCAAGACCGTCAAGCTGGCCTACCTCTCCCAGGAGGTCCACGAGCTCAACCCGAACCTGCGGGTCCTGGAGGCCGTTCAGCAGGTACGGGACCGGGTCGACCTCGGCAAGGGCCGCGAGATGACCGCGGGCCAGCTCTGCGAGCAGTTCGGCTTCTCGAAGGAGAAGCAGTGGACCCCGGTCGGCGACCTCTCGGGCGGTGAGCGGCGCCGGCTCCAGATCCTGCGCCTGCTGATGGACGAGCCGAACGTCCTCTTCCTCGACGAGCCCACCAACGACCTCGACATCGAGACCCTGACCCAGCTGGAGGACCTCCTCGACGGCTGGCCCGGATCGATGATCGTGATCTCCCACGACCGGTTCTTCATCGAGCGGACCACCGACCGGGTGATGGCGCTGCTCGGCGACCGCACGCTGCGGATGCTGCCGCGCGGGATCGACGAGTACCTGGAGCGCAGGCAGCGGATGGAGGAGGCGGCCACGCCCTCCGCCGCACCCGCGGCGGCCAAGGAGAAGGCCGCACCGGCTGCGGCGGTCTCCCCGCAGGCCGCCCGCGCGGCGAAGAAGGAGCTCCAGAAGGTCGAGCGGCAGCTCGACAAGATGTCGACGCGGGAGACCACGCTGCACGCACAGATCGCGGAGCACGCCACGGACTTCGAGAAGGTGGCCAAGCTCGACGCGGAGCTGCGCGAACTGGTCTCCGAGCGCGACGAGTTGGAGATGCGCTGGCTGGAACTGGCCGAGGACGCCTGA
- the rsmI gene encoding 16S rRNA (cytidine(1402)-2'-O)-methyltransferase: protein MTGTTGTLVLAGTPIGDVADAPPRLAAELETADIVAAEDTRRLRRLTQALGIHTTGRVVSYFEGNESARTPELVEALTGGARVLLVTDAGMPSVSDPGYRLVAAAVEKDIKVTAVPGPSAVLTALALSALPVDRFCFEGFLPRKAGERLGRLREVADERRTMVFFEAPHRLDDTLAAMAEVFGADRRAAVCRELTKTYEEVKRGPLGDLAVWAAEGVRGEITVVVEGAADSGPEELDAEELVRRVRVREEAGERRKEAIAAVAADAGLPKREVFDAVVAAKNAERTGPAEGKGRS, encoded by the coding sequence GTGACTGGAACGACTGGAACGCTGGTACTCGCAGGAACCCCCATCGGCGATGTGGCGGACGCCCCGCCGCGCCTCGCCGCCGAACTGGAGACGGCGGACATCGTCGCCGCCGAGGACACCCGCCGGCTGCGCCGCCTCACCCAGGCGCTCGGCATCCACACCACGGGGCGGGTCGTCTCCTACTTCGAGGGCAACGAGTCGGCCCGTACGCCCGAACTCGTCGAGGCACTGACCGGCGGCGCCCGCGTCCTGCTGGTCACGGACGCCGGAATGCCGTCCGTGTCCGACCCCGGCTACCGGCTCGTGGCCGCCGCCGTGGAGAAGGACATCAAGGTCACCGCGGTCCCCGGCCCGTCCGCCGTGCTGACGGCGCTCGCCCTGTCCGCGCTCCCCGTCGACCGCTTCTGCTTCGAGGGCTTCCTGCCGCGCAAGGCGGGCGAACGGCTCGGCCGGCTCCGCGAGGTCGCCGACGAGCGCCGCACCATGGTCTTCTTCGAGGCCCCGCACCGGCTCGACGACACCCTCGCCGCGATGGCCGAGGTCTTCGGCGCCGACCGCAGGGCCGCCGTGTGCCGGGAACTGACCAAGACGTACGAGGAAGTGAAGCGCGGCCCGCTGGGCGATCTGGCGGTCTGGGCGGCCGAAGGGGTACGCGGCGAGATCACCGTCGTCGTCGAGGGCGCGGCCGACTCCGGGCCCGAGGAACTGGACGCCGAGGAGCTGGTACGCAGGGTGCGGGTGCGCGAGGAGGCGGGGGAGCGGCGCAAGGAGGCGATCGCCGCCGTCGCCGCCGACGCGGGGCTGCCCAAGCGCGAAGTGTTCGACGCGGTCGTCGCGGCAAAGAACGCGGAGCGAACCGGTCCTGCGGAGGGCAAAGGACGATCGTGA
- a CDS encoding penicillin-binding transpeptidase domain-containing protein gives MRSGAKVAIVGGVFTVVVGGVGYGAYNVLDGLTGGGGDGTDSKATSAEVKTGPVTKAEIDDASEKFLKAWASGDADAASQLTNNAAEAGPALTGYRESAHVTKAVITPGPAVGAKVPYTVKATVSFEGKSKPWSYASELTVVRGLTTGRPLVDWSPAVIHPDLTDGASLRTGEAAAPSVEAVDRNGKALTKEKYPSLGSILDALREKYGQKAGGTAGIETWIENADAGSPDKTLLTLTKGRPGKLQTTLDANAQEAAEVAVKKFSQASAVAVQPSTGAIRAVANNPATGFNAAMQGKQAPGSTMKIVTAAMLIEKGLTAADRKIECPPTATYYSRTFKNLDDFSIPDGTLTTSFARSCNTAFIKLIDDTKDDAALAKEARDVFGIGLDWQTGVVSFDGSVPEETQGEAAAQYIGQGTIQMNALNMASITATARTGTFRQPILVDRALDGRPIATASRSLPGHVSQQLTNMMRQTASWGTGKAAMASVGGDKGAKTGSAEVDNQATSNSWFTGFSNDLAAAAVVQSGGHGGDAAGPVVAAVLRAGS, from the coding sequence ATGCGCAGTGGAGCGAAGGTTGCGATAGTCGGCGGAGTGTTCACCGTCGTGGTCGGCGGAGTGGGGTATGGCGCGTACAACGTCCTGGACGGGCTGACCGGAGGGGGCGGCGACGGTACGGACAGCAAGGCCACATCCGCCGAGGTGAAGACGGGCCCGGTCACCAAGGCCGAGATCGACGACGCGTCGGAGAAGTTCCTCAAGGCCTGGGCGAGCGGCGACGCGGACGCCGCGTCCCAGCTCACCAACAACGCGGCCGAGGCCGGACCGGCCCTCACCGGATACCGCGAGAGCGCCCATGTCACCAAGGCGGTGATCACCCCGGGACCGGCGGTCGGCGCGAAGGTGCCGTACACGGTGAAGGCGACCGTCTCCTTCGAGGGGAAGTCCAAGCCCTGGTCGTACGCCTCCGAGCTGACCGTGGTGCGCGGACTGACCACCGGCAGGCCCCTGGTGGACTGGTCCCCCGCCGTGATCCATCCGGACCTGACGGACGGCGCCTCGCTCAGGACGGGCGAGGCGGCGGCCCCGTCGGTCGAGGCCGTCGACCGCAACGGCAAGGCGCTCACCAAGGAGAAGTACCCCTCGCTGGGCTCGATCCTGGATGCCCTGCGCGAGAAGTACGGCCAGAAGGCCGGCGGCACCGCGGGCATCGAGACCTGGATCGAGAACGCGGACGCGGGCAGCCCTGACAAGACCCTGCTGACCCTCACCAAGGGCAGGCCGGGCAAGCTGCAGACCACACTGGACGCCAACGCCCAGGAGGCGGCCGAGGTGGCCGTGAAGAAGTTCAGCCAGGCCTCGGCGGTCGCGGTCCAGCCGTCCACCGGCGCGATCCGCGCGGTCGCCAACAACCCGGCCACCGGCTTCAACGCGGCGATGCAGGGCAAGCAGGCGCCCGGTTCGACGATGAAGATCGTGACGGCGGCGATGCTGATCGAGAAGGGCCTGACCGCGGCCGACCGGAAGATCGAGTGCCCGCCGACCGCGACGTACTACAGCCGCACCTTCAAGAACCTGGACGACTTCTCCATTCCCGACGGCACCCTGACGACCAGCTTCGCCCGGTCCTGCAACACGGCCTTCATCAAGCTGATCGACGACACGAAGGACGACGCGGCGCTCGCCAAGGAGGCCCGCGACGTCTTCGGGATCGGCCTGGACTGGCAGACCGGCGTCGTCTCCTTCGACGGCAGCGTGCCCGAGGAGACCCAGGGCGAGGCCGCCGCGCAGTACATCGGGCAGGGCACGATCCAGATGAACGCCCTCAACATGGCGTCCATCACCGCCACCGCGAGGACCGGCACCTTCCGCCAGCCGATCCTCGTGGACCGGGCGCTCGACGGCCGGCCGATCGCCACCGCCTCCCGTTCACTGCCCGGACACGTCTCCCAGCAGCTCACCAACATGATGCGCCAGACCGCGAGTTGGGGCACCGGCAAGGCCGCGATGGCCTCGGTCGGCGGCGACAAGGGCGCCAAAACGGGCTCGGCGGAGGTGGACAACCAGGCCACGTCCAACAGCTGGTTCACCGGCTTCAGCAACGACCTGGCCGCCGCCGCGGTGGTCCAGTCCGGCGGCCATGGCGGCGACGCGGCGGGCCCGGTGGTCGCGGCGGTCCTTCGCGCGGGGTCGTGA
- the rsmA gene encoding 16S rRNA (adenine(1518)-N(6)/adenine(1519)-N(6))-dimethyltransferase RsmA has translation MSTTEPDALLGPADIRELAAALGVRPTKQRGQNFVIDANTVRRIVRTAEVRPDDVVVEVGPGLGSLTLALLEAADRVVAVEIDDVLAGALPATVAARMPGRADRFALVHSDAMLVRELPGPAPTALVANLPYNVAVPVLLTMLERFPSIERTLVMVQAEVADRLAARPGNKVYGVPSVKANWYADVKRAGSIGRNVFWPAPNVDSGLVSLVRRTEPIATSASRAEVFAVVDAAFAQRRKTLRAALAGWAGSAPAAEAALVAAGISPQARGEALTVEEFAAIAENKPSGAAESKPSGAAESKPSGSGE, from the coding sequence GTGAGCACCACTGAGCCCGATGCCCTCCTGGGCCCCGCAGACATCCGCGAGCTGGCCGCTGCGCTGGGCGTACGCCCGACGAAGCAGCGCGGCCAGAACTTCGTCATCGACGCCAATACGGTCCGCCGGATCGTGCGGACGGCGGAAGTCCGCCCGGACGACGTCGTCGTCGAAGTCGGTCCGGGGCTCGGCTCGTTGACCCTGGCGCTGCTGGAGGCGGCGGACCGGGTCGTCGCCGTCGAGATCGACGACGTGCTGGCGGGCGCGCTGCCGGCCACCGTCGCCGCCCGGATGCCGGGGCGCGCCGACCGGTTCGCCCTGGTGCACTCCGACGCGATGCTGGTCCGGGAGCTGCCCGGCCCGGCGCCGACCGCGCTGGTCGCGAACCTTCCGTACAACGTCGCCGTGCCGGTCCTGCTGACGATGCTGGAGCGCTTCCCGTCCATCGAGCGCACCCTCGTCATGGTCCAGGCCGAGGTCGCCGACCGGCTCGCCGCGCGGCCGGGCAACAAGGTCTACGGCGTGCCGTCCGTGAAGGCCAACTGGTACGCGGACGTCAAGCGGGCCGGCTCCATCGGCCGCAACGTCTTCTGGCCCGCCCCGAACGTCGACTCCGGTCTGGTGTCCCTGGTCCGGCGCACCGAGCCGATCGCGACGAGCGCGAGCAGGGCCGAGGTCTTCGCGGTCGTCGACGCGGCCTTCGCCCAGCGCCGCAAGACGCTGCGGGCGGCCCTGGCCGGCTGGGCGGGCTCCGCGCCCGCCGCCGAGGCGGCCCTGGTCGCGGCCGGGATCTCGCCGCAGGCCCGCGGCGAGGCACTGACGGTCGAGGAGTTCGCCGCCATCGCCGAGAACAAGCCCTCCGGGGCTGCCGAGAGCAAGCCTTCCGGGGCTGCCGAGAGCAAGCCCTCCGGGAGTGGCGAGTGA
- a CDS encoding dolichyl-phosphate-mannose--protein mannosyltransferase: MTSTAPEARQGQDAGEPHGEEPASWQQRLRRFGHSPRPGIGLRERLVPPFTRPGIQLWAVLGISPPMAQRLVRWSAWGGPLLVALVAGVLRFWNLGSPHALIFDETYYAKDSWALINQGYEGDWPKDIDKLILKDPSQVDIPVDPGYVVHPPVGKWIIGLGEQLFGFTPFGWRFMVAVLGTLSVLMLCRIGRRLFRSTFLGCLAGTLLAVDGLHFVMSRTALLDLVLMFFVLAAFGALLIDRDWARRRLAAALPVDEEGVLRPDAEVAENLRLGWRPWRITAGLMLGLAFATKWNGLYILAAFGLMTVVWDVGARRTAGAVRPYLAVLKRDLLPAFVSTVPVAILTYLASWTGWIVTDKGYYRNWAQTDGRGGSWTWLPDWLRSLWHYEYQVYEFHVNLTSGHTYQSNPWSWIVLGRPVSYFWEEQPGCAASETGKCSREVLAIGTPLLWWAACFALAYVLWRWFFRRDWRAGAIACGVAAGWLPWFFYQERTIFLFYAVVFVPFLCLAVTMMIGAMLGPAAGTGSKQEIGLMTGDPSGERRRTLGAIAAGVLVLLIIWNFIYFWPIYTGTPIPDGSWRDRMWLDTWI; the protein is encoded by the coding sequence GTGACGAGTACTGCGCCCGAAGCCCGACAGGGCCAAGACGCCGGGGAACCGCACGGCGAAGAACCGGCCTCCTGGCAGCAGCGGCTGCGCCGCTTCGGCCATTCGCCCCGGCCCGGGATCGGGCTGCGCGAACGGCTTGTCCCGCCGTTCACCAGGCCCGGCATCCAGCTGTGGGCGGTGCTCGGGATCTCCCCGCCGATGGCCCAGCGCCTGGTGCGGTGGTCGGCGTGGGGCGGTCCGCTGCTGGTGGCGCTGGTCGCCGGGGTGCTGCGGTTCTGGAACCTGGGCAGCCCGCACGCGCTGATATTCGACGAGACGTACTACGCCAAGGACTCCTGGGCCCTGATCAACCAGGGGTACGAGGGCGACTGGCCCAAGGACATCGACAAGCTGATCCTCAAGGACCCGTCGCAGGTGGACATCCCGGTGGACCCGGGCTATGTGGTGCACCCGCCGGTCGGCAAGTGGATCATCGGGCTCGGTGAGCAGCTCTTCGGGTTCACGCCGTTCGGCTGGCGGTTCATGGTGGCGGTGCTCGGCACGCTGTCGGTGCTGATGCTGTGCCGGATCGGCCGGCGGCTGTTCCGTTCGACGTTCCTGGGCTGTCTGGCGGGCACCCTGCTCGCCGTCGACGGTCTGCATTTCGTGATGAGCCGCACCGCGCTGCTCGACCTGGTGCTGATGTTCTTCGTGCTGGCGGCGTTCGGCGCGCTGCTGATCGACCGGGACTGGGCGCGGCGCAGGCTCGCCGCGGCGCTGCCGGTCGACGAGGAGGGGGTGCTGCGCCCCGACGCGGAGGTCGCGGAGAACCTGCGGCTCGGCTGGCGGCCCTGGCGGATCACCGCGGGCCTGATGCTGGGTCTGGCCTTCGCCACCAAGTGGAACGGCCTGTACATCCTGGCCGCCTTCGGCCTGATGACGGTGGTGTGGGATGTGGGTGCGCGCCGGACCGCGGGTGCGGTCCGTCCGTATCTGGCGGTGCTGAAGCGGGATCTGCTGCCGGCGTTCGTCTCGACGGTCCCGGTCGCGATCCTCACGTACCTCGCCTCCTGGACCGGCTGGATCGTCACCGACAAGGGCTACTACCGGAACTGGGCACAGACCGACGGCCGGGGCGGCAGCTGGACGTGGCTGCCGGACTGGCTGCGCAGCCTGTGGCACTACGAGTACCAGGTCTACGAATTCCATGTGAACCTGACGTCCGGCCACACCTACCAGTCCAATCCCTGGAGCTGGATCGTGCTCGGCCGGCCCGTCTCGTACTTCTGGGAGGAGCAGCCGGGCTGCGCGGCGTCGGAGACCGGCAAGTGCTCGCGCGAGGTGCTGGCCATCGGGACGCCGCTGCTGTGGTGGGCGGCGTGCTTCGCCCTGGCGTATGTGCTGTGGCGGTGGTTCTTCCGGCGCGACTGGCGGGCGGGGGCGATCGCCTGCGGTGTGGCGGCGGGCTGGCTGCCCTGGTTCTTCTACCAGGAGCGGACGATCTTCCTCTTCTACGCGGTCGTGTTCGTGCCGTTCCTGTGTCTGGCGGTGACGATGATGATCGGCGCGATGCTGGGTCCGGCGGCCGGGACCGGATCCAAACAGGAGATCGGCCTGATGACCGGTGATCCATCGGGTGAGCGACGGCGGACACTGGGCGCGATCGCGGCGGGCGTCCTGGTCCTGCTGATCATCTGGAACTTCATTTATTTCTGGCCGATCTACACGGGCACGCCGATCCCCGACGGGTCCTGGCGGGACCGGATGTGGCTGGACACGTGGATCTGA